In a single window of the Callithrix jacchus isolate 240 chromosome 1, calJac240_pri, whole genome shotgun sequence genome:
- the SDF2L1 gene encoding stromal cell-derived factor 2-like protein 1, which translates to MWIAGCGGATGPVLLGLLLELLVPGGGAAKTGAGLVTCGSVLKLLNTHHRVRLHSHDIKYGSGSGQQSVTGVESSDDANSYWRIRGGSEGGCPRGSPVRCGQAVRLTHVLTGKNLHTHHFPSPLSNNQEVSAFGEDGEGDDLDLWTVRCSGQHWEREAAVRFQHVGTSVFLSVTGEQYGSPIRGQHEVHGMPSANTYNTWKAMEGIFIKPSVEPSAGHDEL; encoded by the exons ATGTGGATCGCGGGCTGCGGCGGGGCTACCGGGCCGGTGCTGCTGGGGCTGCTACTGGAGCTCTTAGTGCCGGGCGGTGGTGCCGCCAAGACCGGCGCGGGGCTCGTGACCTGCGGGTCGGTGCTGAAGCTGCTCAATACGCACCATCGGGTGCGGCTGCACTCGCACGACATCAAATACGGATCCG GCAGCGGCCAGCAATCCGTGACCGGCGTGGAGTCATCCGACGACGCCAATAGCTACTGGCGGATCCGCGGCGGCTCGGAGGGCGGGTGCCCGCGCGGGTCCCCGGTGCGCTGCGGGCAGGCCGTGCGGCTCACGCACGTGCTCACCGGCAAGAACCTGCACACGCACCACTTTCCGTCGCCGCTGTCCAACAACCAG GAGGTGAGTGCCTTTGGGGAAGACGGCGAGGGTGATGACCTCGACCTATGGACAGTCCGCTGCTCTGGACAGCACTGGGAGCGTGAGGCCGCTGTGCGCTTCCAGCACGTGGGCACCTCTGTGTTCCTGTCGGTCACGGGTGAGCAGTACGGAAGCCCCATCCGTGGGCAGCATGAGGTCCACGGCATGCCCAGTGCCAACACGTACAATACGTGGAAGGCCATGGAAGGCATCTTCATCAAGCCTAGTGTGGAGCCCTCTGCAGGTCACGACGAACTCTGA